The Methylacidimicrobium sp. B4 genome contains a region encoding:
- a CDS encoding M3 family oligoendopeptidase, producing MNSFAPVAPFAARTFLPAETDLCSLPVLEEHFGRLERELGDARSAPALEAWLGHYDEVQAAMDEVRAKRYIAMTAQTDDPEREKAYLEILTVVDPWRKARQMGILRAFCQHPCINTLPDSYAVFRRSVEMQVRLFCEENIARETEEARLSQQYQKVIGAMTILFDGKEQTLAQVGRVLEEPDRARRRTAWEQIAWRRGQDAETLEEIFDRLLALRREIAAGAGFPDYREYAFARAERFDYTPGDCLEFGRAIEEAVVPLCREMDVRREKRLGVERLRPWDLAVDIEGKPPLRPFRTSGELLEKTEKVIRALDEPLGDLFGQLRRDNLVDLENRKGKAPGGYQSTLSEARLPFIFMNAVGTHRDLETLLHESGHAFHTLLARTQPLYAYRSAPLEFCEVASMSMELLAAPYLGEFYGEEELRRARRNHLEGILRFLPWMAVVDGFQHWLYTHPDHSRDERAASWVELLRRFGGREDWSGYEEVLRSLWHRQLHIFEYPFYYIEYGIAQLGALGIWRRSLIDPAGALEAYRRALAFGGSKPLPELFAAAGVPFSFGQDNLRSLVAAAREELERLGGATGGTEGAL from the coding sequence ATGAACTCGTTCGCTCCTGTTGCTCCCTTTGCCGCTCGCACTTTTCTCCCCGCCGAGACCGACCTCTGTTCCCTACCCGTTCTCGAGGAACATTTCGGGCGGCTCGAACGAGAGCTGGGCGATGCCCGATCGGCGCCCGCTTTGGAAGCTTGGCTCGGTCATTACGACGAAGTCCAGGCCGCGATGGACGAGGTGCGGGCCAAGCGCTACATCGCGATGACCGCTCAGACGGATGATCCGGAGCGCGAGAAAGCGTATCTGGAAATTCTCACTGTCGTTGATCCGTGGAGGAAGGCACGGCAGATGGGAATCCTCCGTGCCTTTTGCCAGCACCCGTGTATCAACACGCTCCCCGATTCTTACGCGGTCTTCCGGCGGAGCGTGGAAATGCAGGTGCGCCTTTTTTGCGAGGAGAATATTGCACGGGAGACGGAGGAGGCGCGCCTTTCTCAGCAATATCAAAAGGTCATCGGGGCGATGACGATCCTCTTCGACGGGAAGGAGCAGACGCTCGCCCAGGTGGGAAGGGTGCTCGAGGAGCCGGATCGAGCGAGGAGGCGAACGGCCTGGGAGCAGATCGCCTGGCGCAGGGGGCAAGACGCCGAGACGCTGGAGGAGATCTTCGATCGCCTTCTTGCCTTGCGAAGGGAGATCGCTGCCGGCGCCGGCTTTCCCGACTACCGCGAATATGCCTTCGCGCGCGCCGAGCGATTCGATTACACCCCGGGAGATTGCCTCGAGTTCGGTCGGGCGATCGAAGAAGCAGTTGTCCCTCTTTGCCGGGAGATGGATGTTCGACGCGAAAAGCGGCTGGGGGTGGAGCGCCTACGTCCCTGGGATCTAGCGGTCGACATCGAGGGGAAGCCCCCGCTTCGCCCGTTTCGGACGAGTGGCGAGCTGCTGGAAAAGACCGAAAAGGTCATCCGCGCCCTCGACGAACCGTTGGGAGATCTCTTCGGGCAATTGCGCCGGGACAACTTGGTTGATCTCGAGAACCGAAAGGGGAAGGCCCCTGGCGGCTACCAGAGCACGCTCTCCGAAGCTCGACTGCCCTTCATCTTCATGAACGCGGTCGGTACCCATCGCGACCTCGAAACCCTCTTGCATGAGAGCGGCCATGCGTTTCATACCCTTCTTGCCCGTACCCAGCCTCTTTATGCCTATCGTTCCGCTCCCTTGGAATTTTGCGAGGTGGCGTCAATGTCCATGGAGCTTTTGGCCGCTCCCTACCTGGGAGAGTTTTACGGAGAAGAAGAGCTGCGGCGGGCTCGTCGCAACCATCTGGAGGGAATCCTCCGCTTTCTTCCTTGGATGGCGGTAGTGGACGGGTTCCAGCACTGGCTCTACACCCATCCCGATCATTCCCGGGACGAGAGGGCTGCCTCCTGGGTAGAGTTGCTGCGGCGTTTCGGCGGAAGAGAGGACTGGTCCGGGTACGAAGAGGTTCTGCGTTCCCTCTGGCACCGGCAACTCCATATCTTCGAATATCCTTTCTATTACATCGAGTATGGGATCGCCCAGCTGGGCGCCTTGGGGATTTGGAGACGCTCCCTGATCGACCCTGCCGGCGCCTTGGAAGCATACCGACGGGCACTCGCCTTCGGAGGCTCGAAGCCCCTTCCCGAGCTTTTTGCCGCTGCCGGGGTCCCCTTTTCGTTCGGACAAGACAACCTGAGATCGCTCGTCGCAGCGGCTCGGGAAGAGCTCGAGCGTCTTGGTGGCGCAACGGGCGGAACGGAGGGAGCGCTGTAG
- a CDS encoding glycosyltransferase, translated as MSRADLHLHSRYSDRPSEWILRKIGCRQSYTDPETLYQKLSAAGMRWKTITDHDRIDGCLEMRERHPDVFLSEEVTTFFADGCEIHLLVWNIQEADHPRIQELAPDIEELASFLRSRKIPHAVAHPLENLNGKFSPDHFEKLILLFRGFETADGSRPGLPQEIARLCLLALTPERIAEMAKRQGMAPVDGQCHRKIFVGGSNDHGGLSLGTLWTEVDDDGTIDGFFRGLFSGKGRTGGGVPGDPARVSIAFYNIGFQYAQERLRQSAPLAAALLQKIAERFVSGQNPTAFSLGERIGHLAAAVRSGQVFELLKPGEGTLVRAFADFFTNAEVRGEIDRIIGRAATPVDASFRVASYLVNQLAYRLLGGAVAQLGRGSVLEAFQSVAGLLPVGAAAAPHLLAFQRQGFDRGFLRDLCRRYLSSPPAEILSCKRAWFTDTLDEVNGVTRTIQAMAQAASRVGADLTVVTSRAHPKIDGIRFRNFPPIGEFAIPEYELQKLAFPPFFDLLEFVHKERFTELIVSTPGPIGLSALAIGKILGLRTVGIYHTDFPQYTRFLSQDSWMEGLAWSYMDWFYGQMAKTYVNSSTYLRSWRKRGLPEEKLEILPRGIEVDSFHPSFRQPDFWTRRGAAGPVLLYVGRISKEKELGFLPTVSEGLRNRGLKFSLAFVGEGPYRPELMRLLPEALFTGVLTGRELSQAYASADIFVFPSTTDTFGNAVLEAMASGLPVVVSDVGGPPELLAQFGMGRACRAGSREEWVRAISDLLIAPPTLAERERAAEEVRRSWNWEQAFGRFWESVGSPAERPH; from the coding sequence ATGTCTCGCGCTGATCTCCATCTTCATTCCCGGTATTCGGACCGGCCTTCCGAGTGGATCTTGCGCAAGATCGGCTGCCGGCAGAGCTACACCGATCCCGAGACTCTCTATCAGAAGCTCTCCGCGGCAGGCATGAGGTGGAAGACGATCACCGACCATGATCGCATCGACGGCTGCCTGGAGATGCGGGAACGACATCCCGACGTCTTCCTGAGCGAGGAAGTAACGACTTTTTTTGCCGACGGATGCGAGATTCATTTGTTGGTCTGGAACATCCAGGAAGCAGACCACCCGCGCATTCAAGAGCTCGCCCCGGATATCGAGGAGCTGGCATCGTTTCTCCGGTCGAGGAAGATTCCTCACGCGGTTGCTCACCCTTTGGAAAATCTCAACGGCAAATTCTCTCCCGATCACTTCGAGAAGCTGATTTTGCTCTTTCGCGGCTTCGAGACCGCGGACGGCAGCCGTCCCGGGCTACCGCAGGAGATTGCTCGTCTCTGCCTGCTTGCCTTGACACCCGAGCGAATTGCCGAAATGGCGAAGCGCCAAGGGATGGCTCCCGTTGACGGCCAATGCCACCGCAAAATTTTTGTGGGGGGATCGAACGATCACGGGGGGCTTTCCCTAGGGACCTTGTGGACGGAAGTCGATGACGACGGCACCATCGACGGGTTTTTCCGGGGGCTCTTTTCCGGGAAGGGTAGAACCGGCGGCGGGGTGCCGGGCGACCCGGCGCGCGTCTCGATCGCCTTTTACAACATCGGATTCCAGTATGCTCAGGAGCGGCTTCGGCAGTCCGCTCCCTTGGCGGCGGCTCTGCTGCAAAAGATCGCCGAGCGCTTTGTCTCCGGGCAAAACCCAACGGCATTTTCCCTAGGAGAACGGATCGGCCACCTGGCGGCGGCGGTGCGCAGCGGGCAAGTCTTCGAGCTGCTCAAACCCGGAGAGGGGACGCTGGTACGCGCCTTTGCCGATTTCTTTACCAACGCCGAGGTTCGGGGAGAGATCGATCGGATCATCGGCCGGGCGGCAACCCCGGTGGACGCTTCGTTTCGCGTCGCCTCCTATCTCGTGAACCAATTGGCCTATCGTCTCCTGGGCGGTGCGGTTGCCCAGCTCGGGCGCGGGAGCGTGCTCGAAGCGTTCCAGTCCGTCGCAGGGCTCCTGCCTGTGGGGGCCGCGGCGGCTCCCCATCTTCTGGCCTTTCAACGCCAAGGTTTTGATCGTGGGTTCCTGCGGGATCTCTGCCGCCGCTACCTTTCCTCACCTCCCGCCGAGATCCTCTCGTGCAAACGGGCGTGGTTCACCGATACCCTCGACGAGGTCAACGGAGTCACCAGGACGATCCAGGCGATGGCCCAGGCCGCGTCCCGCGTCGGGGCGGATTTAACCGTCGTCACCTCGCGGGCCCACCCGAAAATCGATGGAATCCGCTTCCGGAACTTTCCTCCGATCGGCGAGTTTGCGATCCCGGAATACGAGTTGCAGAAGCTCGCGTTCCCTCCTTTTTTTGACCTCCTCGAATTCGTGCATAAGGAGCGATTCACCGAACTGATCGTCAGCACGCCGGGACCGATCGGGCTCTCCGCGCTGGCGATCGGGAAGATCCTCGGTCTGCGAACGGTGGGCATCTACCACACCGACTTCCCGCAGTATACGCGCTTTCTCAGCCAGGATTCGTGGATGGAAGGGCTGGCATGGAGCTATATGGACTGGTTTTACGGCCAGATGGCGAAGACCTATGTGAACTCTTCTACCTACCTCCGTTCCTGGAGAAAGCGGGGTCTGCCCGAGGAAAAGCTGGAGATTCTCCCACGCGGCATCGAGGTCGATTCGTTCCACCCCTCCTTCCGGCAACCCGATTTCTGGACGCGGCGTGGAGCGGCGGGCCCTGTGCTCCTCTACGTCGGACGGATCTCCAAGGAGAAGGAGCTCGGGTTCTTGCCGACGGTCTCCGAAGGGTTGCGGAATCGAGGCCTGAAATTCTCCCTCGCGTTCGTGGGAGAAGGCCCCTATCGTCCGGAATTGATGCGCCTTCTTCCCGAAGCGCTCTTTACCGGGGTCTTGACCGGCAGGGAACTGAGCCAGGCGTATGCTTCCGCGGATATTTTCGTTTTCCCGAGCACAACCGATACATTCGGCAATGCGGTTCTCGAAGCCATGGCCTCCGGGCTGCCCGTTGTGGTATCGGATGTGGGCGGACCCCCGGAGCTTCTGGCTCAGTTCGGGATGGGGCGTGCCTGTCGGGCTGGCTCCCGGGAAGAATGGGTGCGTGCGATCTCTGATCTGCTGATCGCTCCTCCCACTCTCGCCGAGCGCGAAAGGGCAGCGGAAGAAGTTCGCCGGTCGTGGAATTGGGAACAGGCCTTCGGCCGATTTTGGGAATCGGTCGGATCTCCTGCCGAACGACCGCATTGA
- a CDS encoding DUF2334 domain-containing protein, with translation MKEATALIVSLHDLHPASLSLVARQREQLRDWGVGEASLLVIPAYHEGPSFCEDPEFCRWVDLQRQQGDEVVVHGCFHSREAGAQGLRSWFWTEIYTRREAEFFDLPQTMAVQRLRFARELFAAQGWPTEGFVAPGWLMASELPQLLAREGFRYTTQIGGILTLRPVERWTPTRTHCWSTRAGWRRASSLAWNRLLSRDSARNVVRVSLHPSDLVYRPIRSQIERIVKRVLDRGARPLSYLRYVSR, from the coding sequence ATGAAAGAGGCGACTGCGCTGATCGTCTCTCTCCACGACCTCCACCCAGCGTCTCTTTCGCTCGTGGCCCGACAGCGGGAGCAGTTGCGGGACTGGGGGGTTGGGGAAGCGAGCCTGCTCGTCATTCCCGCCTACCACGAGGGACCGTCCTTCTGTGAAGATCCCGAGTTCTGTCGATGGGTCGATCTCCAAAGGCAACAGGGAGACGAAGTGGTCGTACACGGTTGCTTCCATTCGCGTGAGGCCGGGGCGCAGGGCTTGCGGAGCTGGTTTTGGACGGAGATCTATACCCGGCGGGAAGCGGAGTTTTTCGACCTGCCGCAGACCATGGCCGTTCAGCGCCTCCGTTTCGCCCGCGAGCTCTTTGCAGCGCAGGGTTGGCCGACCGAAGGATTCGTGGCTCCTGGCTGGCTAATGGCTTCGGAGCTGCCGCAACTGCTGGCGCGGGAAGGGTTTCGTTACACGACGCAGATCGGCGGGATCCTGACCCTTCGCCCCGTCGAGCGCTGGACTCCCACGCGGACCCACTGCTGGAGTACCCGCGCGGGCTGGCGCAGGGCCTCTTCTCTCGCCTGGAATCGCCTCCTTTCCCGGGATTCCGCCCGGAACGTGGTGCGCGTGAGCCTCCACCCATCAGATTTGGTCTATCGCCCGATTCGCAGTCAGATTGAACGGATCGTCAAGCGGGTCCTCGATCGAGGAGCTCGCCCTCTCAGCTATCTTCGCTATGTCTCGCGCTGA
- a CDS encoding GNAT family acetyltransferase: MDTTAEGKETAPVAIRPYRASDREGVRRVCADTGFLGSPIDQVFEDRELFADYLTSYYTDREPESTLVCEAGGTIVGYLTGCRNSRAKSRYHAIHNVQLFLRMLPRYPFYRPASRRYLHWLLWNGRRESPRSLPGIPHFHFNILAPWRSVTRTRELVDAFLGYLVQKGEKAVYGQIVVFDRRRGEKMFERYGFRVVDRVAVTKYADRFPGSVYLCTVVKDLEANPRLYGAHPPAHE, translated from the coding sequence ATGGACACGACCGCAGAAGGGAAAGAGACGGCCCCCGTCGCGATTCGTCCTTACCGGGCGAGCGATCGAGAAGGAGTTCGTCGGGTCTGCGCGGATACCGGATTTTTGGGCTCCCCGATCGACCAGGTCTTCGAAGATCGCGAGCTCTTCGCTGACTACCTGACATCCTACTACACGGACAGAGAGCCGGAATCGACGCTGGTTTGCGAGGCGGGAGGGACGATTGTCGGCTACCTGACGGGATGCCGGAACTCGCGTGCCAAGTCTCGATATCATGCCATCCATAACGTGCAACTCTTCCTGCGCATGCTCCCTCGCTATCCGTTCTATCGTCCCGCTAGCCGTCGGTATCTGCACTGGCTCCTTTGGAACGGGCGTCGGGAATCTCCGCGAAGCCTTCCGGGCATCCCCCATTTTCATTTTAATATTCTGGCGCCGTGGCGCAGCGTGACGCGGACTCGGGAGCTGGTAGACGCGTTTTTGGGCTACCTCGTCCAGAAGGGCGAAAAGGCGGTCTACGGCCAGATCGTCGTCTTCGATCGCCGTCGAGGGGAAAAGATGTTCGAGCGTTACGGCTTTCGAGTGGTGGACCGGGTGGCGGTCACCAAGTACGCCGACCGTTTCCCGGGGTCGGTCTATCTCTGCACGGTGGTCAAGGACCTCGAGGCCAACCCCCGGCTTTACGGCGCTCACCCGCCTGCGCACGAATGA
- a CDS encoding glycosyltransferase, producing MKICDVTQFYSPRSGGVRRYLGEKQEHVSRRTEDEHYLIVPGERTSHQSEGRTHLITIASPKIDRTSRYRVLCNVPLVRSILRDIRPDIVESGDPYHLAWTALRGAGELGIPAVSFYHSHFPDAYLRTACRFGGRLVEEMVLSAARKYIVRLYSCFQYTFVPSITLQKLLESWGVTNTIPIRLGVDAETFCPGPDDRAWREELAVPDPAFLLLYVGRLAREKNISVLLHAFRTLRASHRRDYRLLVVGDGPLRRQVQRLQEETDAVIWRPYIEKKTELRRCYRAADLFVHPGVVETFGLVAVESQACGCPVIGIRGTNMDDHIHAGLDLWAQRNCPEELAGAIEHAAGQDLRQIGIAASLRTREIYQWPNVFAALWRYYRLAIGGADRTEETAALPLGAARAE from the coding sequence ATGAAGATCTGTGACGTGACCCAATTCTATTCGCCGCGGAGCGGCGGGGTGCGCCGTTATCTCGGCGAAAAGCAGGAACATGTCAGCAGACGAACGGAGGACGAGCATTACCTGATCGTCCCGGGAGAGAGGACATCGCATCAGAGCGAGGGCCGGACGCATCTGATCACGATTGCCTCTCCGAAGATCGACCGGACCTCCCGCTATCGAGTCCTTTGCAACGTTCCGCTGGTCCGCTCGATTCTTCGCGACATTCGCCCCGATATTGTCGAGTCCGGGGATCCCTATCATTTGGCGTGGACAGCCCTGCGAGGGGCGGGAGAGCTGGGCATTCCGGCCGTCAGCTTCTATCACTCCCACTTTCCGGATGCGTATTTGCGCACGGCTTGTCGCTTCGGGGGCCGCCTGGTCGAGGAGATGGTCCTCTCCGCGGCCCGGAAATACATCGTTCGGTTGTACTCCTGCTTCCAGTACACCTTCGTGCCTTCGATCACCCTTCAGAAGCTTTTGGAGTCCTGGGGAGTGACCAACACGATCCCGATTCGGCTCGGAGTCGACGCGGAGACGTTTTGTCCCGGGCCAGACGATCGGGCATGGCGGGAAGAGCTCGCGGTGCCCGATCCCGCCTTTCTGCTCCTCTACGTGGGGCGGCTCGCTCGAGAAAAGAACATATCGGTCTTGCTGCACGCGTTCCGAACCCTTCGAGCCTCGCATCGACGTGACTATCGGCTCCTTGTGGTCGGTGACGGACCGCTGAGGAGGCAGGTGCAGCGGTTGCAGGAGGAAACCGATGCAGTGATCTGGCGGCCCTATATCGAAAAGAAGACCGAGCTGCGGAGATGCTACCGAGCGGCGGATCTTTTCGTCCATCCAGGAGTCGTCGAAACCTTCGGCCTGGTCGCTGTCGAAAGCCAAGCCTGCGGTTGCCCCGTCATCGGCATCCGGGGGACCAACATGGATGATCATATCCATGCCGGCCTCGACTTATGGGCGCAGCGAAACTGCCCCGAGGAGCTGGCGGGAGCAATCGAGCATGCCGCCGGGCAGGACCTGCGGCAGATCGGGATTGCCGCTTCGCTACGGACGAGGGAGATCTACCAGTGGCCGAACGTCTTCGCGGCGCTGTGGCGTTACTACCGGCTGGCGATCGGAGGGGCCGATCGGACCGAGGAGACGGCGGCACTTCCGCTGGGAGCGGCCCGGGCAGAGTAG
- a CDS encoding outer membrane beta-barrel protein: MYKQPHSVSGAFRAPPSVSLPSRLFVTLAWIGLAPALPAKAQSSDSALSASPVVSEAAELQKALEEGGIAIQTARPGVRLSGYLDSSFVDNFIPPNARIPTRMADDGIPGGGFNFNAVRLLLEKPLDDQNRWETGFRADVFVGQDAASMGGPDNLAGLGTPTEAGNARNGSSFLLAEAYASFRIPVGNAIDLKVGKFVPPLGFEVMERPGNVNFTYGNLYTNLIPEMVTGMEAVYRPLDWVETTLGVLDGSFNAARAGFPFFGESTNTLGNAAAYLFLASAGFDAPARNARLMVSGLYGPNGANPPGFGLAPSLPGAGVFVESPLNQAAPFFLGDVWGEWIPQAARDRLLLAWETTGGFYEGVGAPGTGPLQSSSWIGASLWAKYQMNSLASAALRTDWIHGSANEILSDHAGPTDIYSVTGTVAFDIWENLLVRTEFRMDWGAAVYGTPLSPMGALLFPISSGPAFLWAVETVYSF, translated from the coding sequence GTGTACAAGCAACCCCATTCTGTTTCGGGAGCCTTCCGAGCGCCCCCTTCGGTCTCCCTGCCCTCCCGCCTTTTTGTGACCTTAGCCTGGATCGGGCTCGCCCCCGCCCTTCCGGCAAAGGCCCAGTCCTCGGATTCCGCTCTCTCCGCCAGTCCCGTAGTATCGGAGGCCGCCGAGCTGCAGAAGGCGCTCGAAGAGGGAGGGATCGCCATCCAGACCGCGCGCCCGGGCGTACGACTCAGCGGATATCTCGACAGCTCGTTCGTCGATAACTTCATTCCTCCCAATGCCCGAATTCCGACCCGAATGGCCGACGACGGCATCCCCGGCGGAGGGTTCAATTTCAACGCGGTCCGGCTCCTTCTCGAAAAGCCGCTCGATGACCAGAACCGCTGGGAAACGGGATTCCGTGCGGATGTTTTCGTCGGCCAGGATGCGGCTTCCATGGGGGGACCGGACAACCTGGCTGGCCTGGGCACCCCGACGGAGGCTGGAAACGCCCGGAATGGCTCAAGCTTCCTGCTGGCCGAAGCCTATGCCAGCTTTCGGATCCCCGTTGGTAACGCCATCGACCTGAAGGTGGGAAAGTTCGTTCCTCCTTTAGGGTTCGAGGTGATGGAGCGCCCAGGCAACGTCAATTTCACCTATGGAAATCTCTACACCAACCTGATCCCAGAGATGGTCACCGGCATGGAAGCGGTCTATCGACCGCTCGATTGGGTGGAAACGACGCTCGGAGTGCTCGACGGATCCTTTAACGCAGCGCGCGCGGGCTTCCCGTTTTTCGGTGAAAGCACAAACACCCTCGGCAATGCGGCGGCCTATCTTTTCCTCGCCTCCGCGGGATTCGACGCACCCGCCCGCAATGCCCGCCTGATGGTAAGCGGCCTCTACGGGCCGAACGGGGCGAACCCTCCCGGCTTTGGATTGGCTCCTTCCCTTCCGGGTGCCGGAGTCTTTGTCGAAAGCCCCCTGAACCAGGCCGCGCCGTTCTTTTTAGGGGATGTCTGGGGAGAGTGGATTCCCCAGGCGGCACGCGACCGGCTCCTTCTCGCCTGGGAGACGACCGGTGGCTTCTACGAAGGGGTCGGTGCCCCCGGGACTGGCCCACTCCAGTCGTCGAGCTGGATCGGAGCCAGCCTTTGGGCCAAGTATCAGATGAACAGCCTCGCCAGCGCCGCCCTCAGGACCGATTGGATTCATGGGAGCGCCAACGAGATCCTTTCCGACCACGCCGGACCGACCGACATCTATAGTGTCACCGGGACTGTCGCCTTTGACATCTGGGAGAATCTGCTGGTGCGAACCGAATTCCGTATGGATTGGGGCGCCGCCGTCTACGGGACCCCGCTTTCCCCCATGGGAGCCCTTCTCTTCCCCATCTCGAGCGGCCCGGCTTTCCTCTGGGCGGTGGAAACCGTCTACTCGTTTTGA
- a CDS encoding glycosyltransferase family 4 protein: protein MRIAQIAPPVERVPPEGYGGTERVVSFLTEALVDLGHEVTLFASGDSRTRARLRSVCPQSLRKMPDCRDYLPYFLLEIDAALCLEAEFDLLHFHTEFLHFPLFRKEPNRALTTLHFRLDTPEVSALFHGFPEMPVVAISEAQRGKLKHARWVGTVHHGLPKNLYTLGTGAGGYLLFLGRISQEKRPDLAIEIARRAGLDLIIAAKMDPRHDAEYIETVRPLLSLPHVHFLGEVSEREKQALIGDAVAMLFPINWPEPFGLSAIEALACGTPVIAFPYGAIPEILEPGTTGLLVQNVEEAARAVPVAAGLSRKQIRLSFERRFTAERMAKDYLAIYETLLGQRPGSIPPPFPVKA from the coding sequence GTGCGAATCGCGCAAATTGCCCCTCCGGTAGAGCGCGTTCCCCCGGAAGGCTATGGGGGAACGGAGCGGGTCGTCTCCTTTTTGACGGAGGCGTTGGTCGACCTCGGACACGAAGTCACCCTTTTTGCCAGCGGGGACTCCCGCACCCGGGCAAGGCTGCGTTCCGTCTGCCCGCAAAGCCTTCGCAAAATGCCTGATTGCCGGGATTACCTCCCCTATTTCCTCTTGGAGATCGATGCCGCACTCTGCTTGGAAGCCGAGTTTGACCTTCTCCATTTTCACACGGAGTTTCTCCACTTCCCCTTGTTCCGAAAAGAGCCGAACCGAGCGCTCACGACTCTCCATTTCCGGCTCGATACGCCCGAGGTGAGCGCTCTCTTCCATGGCTTCCCGGAAATGCCGGTCGTGGCGATCTCCGAAGCGCAGCGCGGCAAGCTCAAGCATGCACGCTGGGTGGGAACCGTTCACCACGGGCTGCCCAAAAACCTCTACACCCTGGGCACCGGCGCGGGAGGGTATCTCCTCTTCCTCGGGCGCATCTCCCAAGAGAAGCGGCCCGATCTGGCAATCGAGATCGCCCGGAGGGCGGGACTTGACCTGATCATCGCGGCCAAGATGGACCCGCGCCATGACGCCGAATATATCGAGACCGTTCGTCCGCTTCTCTCCCTTCCGCACGTCCATTTCCTGGGAGAAGTGAGCGAACGCGAGAAGCAAGCCTTGATCGGAGACGCGGTGGCGATGCTCTTCCCAATCAATTGGCCGGAACCCTTCGGCCTGTCTGCGATCGAAGCGCTCGCCTGCGGCACGCCCGTCATCGCCTTCCCGTACGGGGCGATACCAGAGATTCTCGAACCCGGGACCACAGGACTCCTGGTCCAGAACGTGGAAGAAGCCGCCCGAGCGGTGCCCGTTGCCGCGGGGCTCTCCCGGAAGCAGATCCGACTCTCCTTCGAAAGGCGATTTACCGCGGAACGGATGGCCAAGGACTATCTGGCAATCTATGAAACGCTGCTCGGTCAAAGGCCCGGATCGATCCCGCCGCCTTTCCCGGTGAAAGCATAA
- a CDS encoding D-alanyl-D-alanine carboxypeptidase family protein: MRLRNRRGWASGRICALAGCLFLCYGAPLKGAGNSLDSRVQAGSVLLWDEGSRKPIFQRDVHDRHPPASTTKLMTALLVYEKTRLAGEITIQPDDLSLPGEVPTVRLLPGDRFTTADLVRALLINSSNEAALALARTVSGTVDAFVLEMNARAKEMGCERTHFVNPNGMSEPGHLTCASDLLRIFEAVLAIEELRAICSTESFSLLTVDGKPVQYLMNTNRLLGPYPGMGPAKTGYTREARHTYAALCQRGERKVALILLDSPNKWNDAVALLDYAFTGKGGGIDPGL, encoded by the coding sequence ATGCGATTGAGGAATCGGAGAGGTTGGGCAAGCGGGAGAATCTGTGCTCTCGCCGGCTGCCTCTTCCTTTGCTACGGAGCCCCGCTGAAAGGAGCGGGAAACTCCCTCGATTCCCGCGTGCAGGCTGGCTCGGTGCTGCTCTGGGACGAGGGCTCGAGGAAGCCGATCTTCCAGCGGGACGTTCACGATCGTCATCCGCCGGCCAGCACGACCAAGCTCATGACGGCCTTGCTGGTCTATGAGAAGACCCGATTGGCGGGAGAGATCACCATCCAGCCCGATGATCTCAGCCTGCCTGGGGAGGTGCCCACCGTTCGGCTTTTGCCAGGCGATCGCTTCACGACGGCGGATCTCGTTCGGGCGCTTCTCATCAACTCGAGCAACGAAGCGGCCTTGGCATTGGCTCGAACCGTCTCCGGCACGGTCGATGCCTTCGTCCTCGAGATGAACGCTCGTGCCAAGGAGATGGGCTGCGAGCGAACGCATTTCGTCAATCCGAACGGAATGAGCGAGCCCGGACATCTAACCTGCGCCAGCGATCTTCTGCGCATTTTCGAAGCGGTGCTTGCCATAGAAGAGCTCCGCGCCATCTGTTCGACAGAGAGTTTTTCGCTTCTGACCGTCGACGGAAAGCCCGTGCAATATCTGATGAATACCAACCGTCTTCTCGGACCCTATCCGGGAATGGGGCCAGCCAAGACCGGATACACCCGGGAAGCCCGCCACACCTATGCGGCCCTCTGTCAGCGTGGGGAACGCAAGGTGGCCCTCATCCTGCTCGATAGCCCCAACAAGTGGAACGACGCCGTGGCTCTTTTGGATTATGCTTTCACCGGGAAAGGCGGCGGGATCGATCCGGGCCTTTGA